The Fusobacterium sp. SYSU M8D902 genome has a segment encoding these proteins:
- a CDS encoding zinc ribbon domain-containing protein — MKLDFRCMKCGSERYQVKTTVIPEKNPGLKLEIGTYYLKTCLDCGYTEIYSAKIVNLEKDDKKKVCPEY; from the coding sequence ATGAAATTGGATTTTAGATGTATGAAGTGTGGTAGTGAGAGATACCAAGTAAAAACTACTGTTATCCCAGAGAAAAACCCAGGATTAAAATTGGAGATAGGAACTTACTATCTAAAAACTTGCCTTGATTGTGGATATACAGAGATATATTCAGCTAAGATAGTAAATTTGGAGAAAGATGATAAGAAAAAAGTTTGTCCAGAGTATTAA
- a CDS encoding ribonuclease HII, with the protein MENNLLYQFDLEKGKEIIGVDEAGRGPLAGPVVAAAVKLKSYSEELQEINDSKKLTEKKRERLFDKIMESFEVGVGIATPQEIDEINILNATFLAMRRAIEELKNKVGADDVLILVDGNFKIREYEGKQEAVIKGDAKSLAIAAASIIAKVTRDRILVNEAEKYPEYNFEKHKGYGTKAHREVLIKLGPTPIHRKSFLKKILGTDENN; encoded by the coding sequence ATGGAGAATAATTTACTTTATCAATTTGATTTAGAAAAGGGAAAAGAGATAATTGGTGTAGATGAAGCTGGACGTGGACCATTAGCTGGACCAGTTGTAGCAGCAGCGGTAAAGTTGAAAAGCTATTCAGAGGAGTTACAAGAGATAAATGACTCAAAAAAATTAACTGAGAAAAAAAGAGAGAGACTTTTTGATAAGATAATGGAGAGCTTTGAGGTTGGAGTTGGAATAGCAACACCTCAAGAGATAGATGAGATAAACATACTTAATGCCACTTTTTTAGCTATGAGAAGAGCTATAGAGGAGCTAAAAAATAAAGTTGGGGCAGATGATGTATTGATACTTGTTGATGGAAATTTCAAAATTAGAGAGTATGAGGGGAAGCAGGAAGCTGTAATAAAAGGAGATGCTAAAAGTTTAGCTATAGCAGCAGCTTCAATAATAGCCAAAGTAACCAGAGATAGAATCTTAGTGAACGAAGCAGAAAAATATCCTGAATATAACTTTGAAAAGCATAAGGGATATGGAACAAAAGCTCATAGAGAGGTTTTAATAAAACTTGGCCCTACTCCAATTCATAGAAAAAGTTTTTTAAAGAAAATACTTGGAACAGATGAAAACAACTAA
- a CDS encoding YraN family protein: MKTTKEIGDIYEKKAENILLSHGYQILEKNYRVKGGEIDIIAEKDGTIVFVEVKYRSNLKFGYGIEAVDLRKIRRIYRAAKIYLTLNREYSSRVRFDCISFLEEKITWTKDIAWGDEIGF, from the coding sequence ATGAAAACAACTAAAGAGATTGGGGATATCTATGAAAAAAAAGCAGAGAATATTTTACTTTCACATGGATATCAGATCTTGGAAAAAAATTATAGGGTCAAGGGTGGAGAGATAGATATAATAGCTGAAAAAGACGGGACTATTGTATTTGTTGAAGTAAAGTATAGAAGTAATCTAAAGTTTGGCTATGGTATAGAAGCAGTAGATTTAAGAAAAATTAGAAGAATTTATAGAGCAGCTAAAATTTATTTAACATTGAATAGAGAGTATTCCAGTAGAGTTAGATTTGATTGTATAAGTTTTTTGGAGGAAAAAATAACTTGGACAAAGGATATAGCGTGGGGTGATGAAATTGGATTTTAG